Proteins from a genomic interval of Kitasatospora herbaricolor:
- a CDS encoding bifunctional FO biosynthesis protein CofGH yields the protein MDATEASPGTPGPTSNGMRRALRRARDGVALDAAEAAVLLQARGDDLRDLCASAARVRDAGLEAAGRPGVVTYSKKVFIPLTRLCRDKCHYCTFVTVPGKLRRAGHGMYLSPDEVLEIARQGAALGCKEALFTLGDRPEDRWPEAREWLDAHGYDDTLAYVRAMAIRVLEETGLLPHLNPGVLTWTDFQRLKPVAPSMGMMLETTATRLWSEPGGPHFGSPDKEPAVRLRVLEDAGRSAVPFTTGVLIGIGETYEERADALFAIRRTARQYHAIQEVIVQNFRAKPDTAMRAMPDAELEELAAAIAVTRLVLGPSARIQAPPNLVDAQWALIIGAGIDDWGGVSPLTPDHVNPERPWPHIEDLAARTAESGFELRERLTVYPEYLLRGEPWLDPRILPHVNALADPVTGLAREGAMPAGRPWQEPEDLPASYGRTDLHRTIDTEGRTGDRRADFEDVYGDWEALREQVAGAAPERLSGDVREALAVAADDPTRLTDDQALALLHADGPALDALCRIADDVRRDAVGDTVTYCVTRNINFTNVCYTGCRFCAFAQRRTDADAYTLSLEQVADRAAQAWDVGATEVCMQGGIHPDLPGTAYFDIARAVKARVPGMHVHAFSPMEVVNGATRTGLSVRDWLQQAKEAGLDSIPGTAAEILDDDVRWVLTKGKLPAATWVEVVSTAHELGIRSSSTMMYGHVDTPAHWLGHLRVLAGIQQRTGGFTEFVTLPFIHTNAPVYLAGIARPGPTARDNRVVVAMARLLLHTHIPNIQTSWVKLGAEGAAEMLRSGANDLGGTLMEETISRMAGSAYGSYKSVRDLEAIAEAAGRPHRQRTTTYGEVPAERRAAALASDGHLPALLPVLE from the coding sequence ATGGACGCAACCGAGGCCTCCCCCGGCACACCCGGCCCGACCAGCAACGGTATGCGGCGGGCGCTGCGCCGGGCACGGGACGGCGTGGCCCTCGACGCGGCCGAGGCCGCGGTGCTGCTGCAGGCCCGCGGTGACGACCTGCGCGACCTCTGCGCCAGCGCGGCCCGGGTCCGCGACGCGGGGCTGGAGGCGGCGGGCCGCCCGGGGGTCGTCACGTACTCGAAGAAGGTCTTCATCCCGCTCACCCGCCTCTGCCGGGACAAGTGCCACTACTGCACCTTCGTCACCGTGCCGGGCAAGCTCCGCCGGGCCGGGCACGGGATGTACCTCTCGCCGGACGAGGTGCTGGAGATCGCCCGTCAGGGCGCGGCGCTGGGCTGCAAGGAGGCCCTCTTCACGCTGGGCGACCGCCCGGAGGACCGCTGGCCCGAGGCCCGCGAGTGGCTGGACGCGCACGGCTACGACGACACCCTCGCGTACGTGCGGGCGATGGCGATCCGGGTGCTGGAGGAGACCGGCCTGCTGCCGCACCTCAACCCCGGCGTGCTGACCTGGACGGACTTCCAGCGGCTGAAGCCGGTCGCCCCCTCGATGGGCATGATGCTGGAGACCACCGCCACCCGGCTCTGGTCCGAGCCCGGCGGCCCGCACTTCGGCTCGCCCGACAAGGAGCCGGCGGTACGGCTGCGGGTGCTGGAGGACGCCGGGCGCAGCGCCGTCCCGTTCACCACCGGGGTGCTGATCGGGATCGGCGAGACGTACGAGGAGCGGGCCGACGCGCTGTTCGCCATCCGGCGCACCGCCCGGCAGTACCACGCGATCCAGGAAGTGATCGTGCAGAACTTCCGGGCCAAGCCGGACACCGCGATGCGCGCGATGCCGGACGCCGAACTGGAGGAGCTGGCCGCCGCCATCGCCGTCACCCGGCTGGTGCTCGGCCCCTCGGCGCGGATCCAGGCGCCGCCGAACCTGGTCGACGCGCAGTGGGCGCTGATCATCGGCGCGGGGATCGACGACTGGGGCGGCGTCTCACCGCTGACGCCCGACCACGTCAACCCGGAGCGGCCCTGGCCGCACATCGAGGACCTCGCCGCCCGCACCGCGGAGTCCGGCTTCGAGCTGCGCGAGCGCCTCACCGTCTACCCCGAGTACCTGCTGCGCGGCGAGCCCTGGCTGGACCCGCGGATCCTGCCGCACGTGAACGCCCTCGCCGACCCGGTCACCGGCCTGGCCCGCGAGGGCGCGATGCCGGCCGGCCGGCCCTGGCAGGAGCCCGAGGACCTGCCGGCCTCGTACGGGCGGACCGACCTGCACCGCACCATCGACACCGAGGGCCGCACCGGCGACCGCCGGGCCGACTTCGAGGACGTGTACGGGGACTGGGAGGCGCTGCGCGAGCAGGTCGCCGGCGCGGCCCCGGAGCGACTGAGCGGCGACGTCCGCGAGGCGCTGGCGGTGGCCGCCGACGACCCGACCAGGCTGACCGACGACCAGGCCCTCGCGCTGCTGCACGCCGACGGCCCGGCGCTGGACGCGCTCTGCCGGATCGCCGACGACGTGCGCAGGGACGCGGTCGGCGACACCGTCACCTACTGCGTCACCCGGAACATCAACTTCACCAACGTCTGCTACACCGGCTGCCGGTTCTGCGCGTTCGCCCAGCGCCGCACCGACGCCGACGCCTACACCCTCTCGCTGGAGCAGGTCGCCGACCGGGCCGCGCAGGCCTGGGACGTCGGCGCCACCGAGGTCTGCATGCAGGGCGGCATCCACCCCGACCTGCCGGGCACCGCCTACTTCGACATCGCCCGCGCGGTGAAGGCCCGGGTGCCGGGGATGCACGTGCACGCCTTCTCCCCGATGGAGGTCGTCAACGGCGCCACCCGCACCGGCCTGTCCGTCCGGGACTGGCTCCAGCAGGCCAAGGAGGCCGGCCTGGACAGCATCCCCGGGACGGCCGCCGAGATCCTCGACGACGACGTCCGCTGGGTGCTGACCAAGGGCAAGCTGCCCGCCGCCACCTGGGTCGAGGTGGTCAGCACCGCGCACGAGCTGGGTATCCGCTCCTCGTCCACGATGATGTACGGCCATGTGGACACCCCGGCGCACTGGCTCGGGCACCTGCGGGTGCTGGCCGGGATCCAGCAGCGCACCGGCGGCTTCACCGAGTTCGTGACGCTGCCGTTCATCCACACCAACGCGCCGGTCTACCTGGCCGGCATCGCCCGGCCGGGCCCGACCGCCCGGGACAACCGGGTGGTGGTCGCGATGGCCCGGCTGCTGCTGCACACCCACATCCCCAACATCCAGACCAGCTGGGTGAAGCTGGGCGCGGAGGGCGCCGCCGAGATGCTCCGCTCGGGCGCCAACGACCTGGGCGGCACGCTGATGGAGGAGACCATCTCGCGGATGGCCGGCTCGGCGTACGGCAGTTACAAGTCCGTGCGGGACCTGGAGGCGATCGCGGAGGCCGCCGGGCGCCCGCACCGCCAGCGCACCACCACGTACGGCGAGGTGCCCGCCGAGCGGCGCGCCGCGGCGCTGGCCTCGGACGGCCACCTGCCGGCGCTGCTGCCGGTCCTGGAGTAG
- a CDS encoding putative leader peptide: MSVLVRRRHVDLCRVSSTGCRG, from the coding sequence ATGAGCGTGCTCGTGCGGCGTCGACACGTCGACCTCTGCCGCGTGTCCAGCACCGGCTGTCGCGGCTGA